Sequence from the Xenorhabdus nematophila ATCC 19061 genome:
AGTTTTGGATAAATCTTTCGGTGCACCTGTAATCACTAAAGATGGCGTATCTGTAGCACGTGAAATCGAATTGTAAGACAAATTCGAGAACATGGGTGCGCAGATGGTGAAAGAAGTCGCCTCTAAAGCAAATGATGCAGCAGGCGATGGTACTACGACTGCAACCGTACTGGCTCAAGCAATCGTAATCGAAGGTCTGAAAGCTGTTGCTGCTGGCATGAACCCAATGGATCTGAAACGCGGTATTGATAAAGCGGTTGTTTCTGCTGTTGAAGAATTGAAAAAACTGTCCGTACCTTGCTCTGATTCCACTGCCATTGCGCAGGTTGGTACAATCTCTGCAAACTCCGACGAAACTGTTGGTAAGTTGATCGCAGAAGCGATGGACAAAGTCGGCAAAGAAGGTGTAATCACCGTTGAAGAAGGTACTGGTCTGGAAGACGAGCTGGCCGTCGTTGAAGGTATGCAGTTCGACCGCGGTTACCTGTCTCCTTATTTCATCAACAAACCAGAATCAGGTTCTGTTGAACTGCAAAACCCATACATCCTGTTGGGTTGACAAGAAAATCTCCAACATCCGTGAAACTGCTGCCAGTTTCTGGAAGGTGTGGCCAAGGCAAGCAAGCCTCTGGTTATCATCGCTGAAGATGTTGAAGGTGAAGCGCTGGCAACTCTGGTTGTTAACAACATGCGCGGCATCGTGAAAGTTGCTTCAGTTAAAGCACCAGGTTTTGGTGACCGTCGTAAAGCAATGTTGCAGGATATCGCTACTTTGACCAACGGTACTGTTATCTCTGAAGAGATCGGTCTGGAGTTGGAAAAAGCAACTCTGGAAGATCTGGGTCAGGCTAAACGCGTTGTTATCAACAAAGACACCACAACCATCATTGATGGTGTTGGTGAAGAAGGCGCAATTGCTGCTCGTGTGACTCAAATCCGTCAGCAAATCGAAGAATCCACTTCTGACTATGACCGTGAAAAACTGCAAGAGCGTGTAGCTAAACTGGCAGGCGGTGTTGCTGTCATCAAAGTTGGCGCAGCAACTGAAGTTGAAATGAAAGAAAAACGTGCACGTGTTGACGATGCTCTGCACGCAACTCGCGCAGCGGTAGAAGAAGGCGTTGTTGCGGGCGGTGGTGTTGCACTGGTTCGTGTTGCCAGCGCTATCTCTGGTCTGACTGGTGAAAATGAAGATCAGAACGTAGGTATCCGTGTTGCAATGCGTGCAATGGAAGCGCCAATGCGTCAGATCGTAGACAACTCAGGTGAAGAACCCTCTGTTGTTGTAAACAACGTGAAAGCAGGTGAAAACAACTACGGTTATAATGCTACCACTGAACAGTACGGCGACATGATCGAAATGGGTATCCTGGACCCAACCAAAGTAACCCGTTCTGCACTGCAATTCGCAGCGTCTATCGCTGGCCTGATGATCACCACTGAAGCCATGGTGACTGACCTGCCTAAAGATGACAAAGCTGACTTAGGTGCAGCTGGTGGCATGGGCGGTATGGGTGGAATGGGCGGCATGATGTGATGCTGTTCATCCTGCCGATGGAATGACCCATCCGATAGGATAAAAACTTTGAAGGCGAGCAGAAAAAATTGCTCGCCTTTTTATTTTTTTATCTTAATTGAATTCAAAAGGGTATATTTATCATTGCGGTAGAAATTCCTATAACCAATGAGGAAAGATATGCGAATTAAAATTTGGCTTGGTGCGTCAGTATTGTTGCTGGCAGGTTGTACAACAAATCATCAATTAACGTCTGCGGGCGCTAATGTACGTTTTGTGGAAAGCCAGCCGGGCAGTGAATGCCAGCGATTGGGTGAGGTTGTTGGTACTCAGAGTAACTGGCTCAACGGTGTCAGTAATGAAAGCAGTTCTATGCGCAGTGCTGCCAATGATTTACGCAATAAAGCGGCAGAAATTGGTGGAAACGTCATTTATGGCGTGAACAGCCCATCAGAGAATCTGTTGGGCAGTTTTGTTCCTCTTGATAGCAAAATGATTGGTCAGGTCTATAAATGCCCGTAGACGTTAATAATCCCCGTGGATAAAACTGTGTGAAAAATCGATGGGGTCAGTACCCAATCAATCTGGGCAAGGCTCAGAAAAAACGTAGTGAAACATCAGCTGCAAAGCATCATGAATGACATATACGTTTGGTTTCTGTGCGCTGCCCATTCCTAAAGCTCTTAAAAGAGAGTGTTTCTTGAAAGAGAGTATTGGCGAATCAGTGATTGGCAGGCAGGATAAATATCACTAGCTTTGTTTCAATCCTAAATCCAGCGGTGTCTTACTTGGTTCACCACCAATCTCCCTTGTCAGGCGTGGAACCAAATAACCAGATACTTTCGACAATAATTCCCGCATGATAATTTTTGCTTCTTCATCATTGACCAAAAAATGGGCAGCGCCTTGAACTTTATCCAGTACATGGATGTAGTAAGGCAAAATGCCCGTGTCGAATAACACATTACTTAAATCAGCCAGAGTCTCTGCATTATCATTGATATCACGCAGAAATACACTTTGATTCAAAAGTGTCACACCAGCCTGTTTCAGCCGCGTCATACTTCCCCGGAACTCATTATCAATTTCATTTGCATGATTAATATGAGTCACCATGATCACCTGCAAATGGGACTGTGCTAAACGGTTACACAGTGCAAGCGTGATTCTTTCTGGGATCACAACCGGTAAGCGCGTATGGATCCGCAATCGCTTAACGTGTGGAATAGATTCAATCCGGCTGATTAACCAATCCAGTTCATGGTCTTTTGCCATAAGTGGATCACCTCCGGAGAAGATAATTTCATCAATCTCAGGATGTTGCCCGATATAATCCAATGCGAGTTGCCAGTTATTTTTATTGCCTTTGTTATCTTCATAAGGAAAATGACGGCGGAAGCAATAACGACAATTGACCGCGCATCCCCCTTTGACTAATAACAGCGCCCGATTGCGGTATTTGTGCAATAGGCCGGGAACGACACTGCGCTGTTCATCCAGTGGATCGGTGGAAAAATCCGGCGTTACAGCAAACTCTTCCCGTGCAGTCAGAACCTGCAATAGCAGGGGATCGCGGGGATCACCCTTTTTCATTCGTGCTGCAAACGATCTTGGCACACGCAGAGGAAACAACCGCTTTGCTCCATGACCTTCTTTCAGAATGGAATGCGTGTTTAGGGACAATAAGTGTAACAATTCATCGGGATCAGTAATAACATCCGCAAGTTGTTTTAGCCAGACTTCTCTGACAGGGGGAATATGGGTTATAATATGTGCCATTTTTTGGCTATGCCATTTTGTTAAAAATTAGAGGATCACCATGGCTACTTATAGTACCAATGAATTCCGTTCAGGTCTTAAAATCATGTTAGATGGCGAGCCGTGCGCTATTCTGGACAGTGAATTTGTTAAACCAGGTAAAGGTCAGGCATTTGCCCGTGTTCGTATCCGTAAACTGATTTCTGGTAAATTACTGGAAAAAACTTTTAAATCAACAGATTCTGTTGAAAGTGCAGATGTTATGGATATGAACCTGACTTATTTGTATAACGACGGTGAATTCTGGCATTTCATGAACAACGAGACTTTCGAGCAGTTAGCTGCGGATGAGAAAGCCGTTGGTGAAAATGCAAAATGGCTGATCGATCAGGCAGAATGTATTCTGACTCTGTGGAATGGCCGTCCGATTGCGGTAATGCCACCAAACTTCGTTGAGCTGGAAGTGGTTGAGACCGATCCGGGTCTGAAAGGGGATACCGCAGGTACTGGTGGTAAACCAGCAACTTTGAGCACTGGTGCAGTCGTAAAAGTACCTCTGTTTGTACAAATCGGTGAAGTGATTAAAGTTGATACCCGTTCTAATGAATACGTTTCTCGCGTGAAATAACCGAGTTTTGTTATTCTAGAAAAACCGCGTTCTCTTTGTTTAGAGATTGCGGTTTTTTGTTGTGTACGAGCAGACGTTCTCATTGAAGCAATCAACTTGGATAGCTATAATTTACTTTCATTTCTTATCGTTATTCGGGACGACCCGGATAAACGCCATCTCATCGGGGACGTCCCCATCTGTCATCAAATAAAGGGAAAGGCATGTCTTGGTTGATCCTTCTTATTGCTGGTTTATTGGAAGTCGTTTGGGCGGTAGGCTTAAAATACACCCAAGGTTTTTCACGTTTAATGCCGAGTGTCATTACCATCATAGCGATGGCCGCCAGTGTGGGATTACTGGCTTATGCCATGAAAAATTTACCGACGGGCACTGCATATGCAGTGTGGACAGGTATTGGTGCCGTGGGAACGGCAATTTTCGGCATCATGGTACTGGGAGAATCAGCTAATTTTGCCAGAGTACTGAGTCTGGGGTTAATTGTCTTGGGGATTATCGGCTTGAAGTTGGCGAGCTGATTAATGAACCCAGCATGGTGCTGGGTTCTATTTATAATTATTTTCCTTCATATCGTGAAGGCCAGATATCTTCTGGCGTGAGTTCCAGAGCTGTCGCAATAAGACGCTCGCCTTTTGGCCAGTGACGTTGCAAGGCATTGGCAAGTGTTGATGATGCTAACCCTGCTGCCCGTGAGACTTCTGACAATGTTGTTCCACGCTTTTTCAACTCAGCGATAATATCGGCGGAGTGCCAGTCTTGTTTTTCCATTTTTAAGATCTCCAATTATCTATAATTTTTTCAATTAAAAAGTGGATCATTAATAAGTAGACTATAAGTCACACATCATAGCATAACTCAGATTGAAACGTGACTCATAGTCCGTGGTCGGATAAGTAACACGAATCGATACTTATCGGATGAAAAAATCGAACAACATAAGATCCCTTTTTGGACAAAGAATTAGATATCTCAGAAAAGAAGCAGGGATGTCACAGGAAGCTTTTGCCGATAAATGTGGATTGGACAGAACCTATGTCAGCGGTATTGAACGCGGTGTGAGAAATCCTACCTTAGAAATCATTTATGTCATCGCCAATGGATTGCAGATTGAACTCAATGAGTTATTTGATTTTGAAACGATTTCTCCTCCTCTTTAAATCCAAATGGGGTAAGAAAAAATTCAGGTAACCGGCGGTAAAAGTAAGTTTAACTAAAACTCATGCCATCAGATATATCCCTTATCTTTTAAGTTACGGCCAATAAAGCGGTAGAAAGATAAGGGATACCTTCATTTTTTATGTAGTGCGGTTCTGACGGGGAATCGATGAGTTGGATAGAAAGCATAAACCTGTTTATTCAAGTCAGGAAGCTGTTTCACCCATGTTTTTTAAGGCATTAATGATGAGTTGCCAAAACCTAGCATGATCCAATGTAACGGCTACTTGAGTATGGCAATCTTCTGGTGGAGGCATGCGGAAATCTACCACTGTCATTCCAGTTGTTAAGGCCCCTGTCAGTTCGATATCAATGGGAGCTTTTCGGGTCGTCATAACGGTAGGATCGATGACATAAGCAACTGCGCAGGGATCATGTACGGGAGGGTAACCGAATCCTTGGTGTTCACGATATCTGTCGCCATAAAATTTCAGTGCATCTAAAACAAATTGAGCAGGGCGCGTTTTAATCTGGCTGATTGCCTCAATAATATCAGGCGCTGCTTGAGCTTGGTGAGTCAGGTCTAAACCGACCATCGTCAGAGGCCATTTCTCATTAAAAACAATATGTGCAGCCTCTGGATCGATAACTATATTGAATTCAGCAACAGCGCTCCGGTTACCTTTGTGATACCCGCCTCCCATCAATACAATTTCCTTGACCCGCTCAACAATATAGGGTGCTTTGCGTGCGGCCATCGCGATATTTGTCAACCCCGCAGTCGGAACCAGGGTGACGGTTTTAGGCGGATTTTCCATGATGATATCAATAATTAAATCAACTGCATGACGAGCATCCAGCTTTATTGCGGGTTCAGGCAAGATAGGGCCATCCAGACCACTTTCACCATGAATATCCGGCGCAGTTTTGATCTCCCGTACAAGCGGCCGATGACATCCTGCTGCAAAGGGAACATTGTGAATATTGGCAATGTGGGCAATACAGAGCGCATTGCGGGTGACTTTGTCCAATGTTTGGTTGCCAACGACAGTAGTAACTGCCAACAACTCAATATTAGGATCTCCGTGGGCAAGTAAGAGAGCAATGGCATCATCATGCCCGGGATCGCAATCAAGGATAATTTTCTTGGGTAGCATATTTGCTCCTTTCAGTGCGGATATATGTACAACTTTCCACTCTCAGAATAATTCACCATAGAAAAAAATTCCTTAGCAGATCATCACAAAACAATAATGCAAAAATACAAACTGTTAATTAAGCATTGCTTATTTGTGATTTAATTAACATATAAATGATAAATGATTTGAGCATTTTAAGTACATATGTTTCATATATGTATGATTCAAGGAATGTGTAGATAGCTGATTCACGAATTATCATTAACTTATTAATATTATATGTTTATTACTTTGTTAATACGCCTGAATAACCCATATTCAACAAATGTGATAAATGCCCCTGAAACACAGAATAGCGAGTTTATTGGCTGTCATTATCAGGGGATAAAACAGATGCTCACGGGGTATAACATGAATAATCAAATAGATTCATTAACATACTATGCGGCAACTAAAAAATATGATCTTCGCTTTCCAATGCTGACAGAAGATTTGGATGTTGATGTTGTTATCATTGGCGGCGGTTTCTCTGGTATCAATACAGCGTTGGAACTGGCTGAAAAAGGCATCACCAATATTGCTATTCTGGAAGGGCGTACGTTGGGATATGGCGGTACGGGCCGCAATGGTGGTCAAGTGATGACGGGGATTGGTCATAATATAGAGAAGATCAAGCGCCATATTGGTGAAAAAGGTTTAGAAACCGTATTTAAAATCAGTAGCCTGGGGGCAGGGATCATTCGGGATCGGATCGCCAAATATGATATCAAGGCTGATTTTTGCCGTGGTTATGCTTATCTTGGCTGGAACCAACGCCATGAAAAAACATTGCAAGGTTGGCTGAAAGAGTTTTGCTCGGCTTTACCCGATGAAGAAATCGAACTTTATACCGGTGCTGATGTTAAAAAAGTCATCGGTTCAGATCGCTATACCAGTGCATTAAAACATATGGGAGGCGGGCATGTTCATTCACTCAACCTGTTGCTGGGTGAAGCCAAAGCGGCCACAGAATATGGCATCAGAATTTTCGAAAACAGCCAGGTTTTGAATGTGGAGTATGGCCCAAGGGTTACCGTGCGCACAGCAATGGGGTCAGTTCGGGCCAATAAAATGCTGTGGGCATGTGATTCATTCTTAAATGGGCTTGAACCCACTATTTACAGAAAAACGATCAATACCTACGCTTTTCAGCTAATGACAGAAGAACTGTCAGATGAGCTTATCGAAAGGATCAGTCCGATTCGTGGAGCGTACAGCAATATCAGCCCTATCATCGACTACTATCGTGTGACTAAAGAAAATCGCCTGTTATATGGTAGTGCGACACAGTTTATTGAGTATATACCTTCCGATTTAAAAGAATGGAATCGCAAAATTATGCTGAAAACCTTCCCTTATCTGAAAGATATAAAGATAGATCTGGCATGGGGCGGACCAATGGCTTGCAGTGCTAACCTATTCCCACAAATTGGCTCTCTGCCTGACCATAAGAATGTGTTCTATGTTCAGGGATATTCGGGTTTTGGTGTGACACCGAGCCACATTATCTGCAAGGTTTTGGCTGAAGGTATGAGCGAAGGATCTGATCGTTACTCGTTGTTAAGTTCGATTCCGCATCTCAATGTTATCGGGAAAGATGAATTGAGAAATGTCCTTTTATCTGCCGGCAAGATTTGGCACCAGGTTTCAGGTTATTGGACGGGACGTCGTTAATTTTATCGCTGTTTAACGTTTTTCTTTTCTTCATTTTTGAACAGTACGGTTTGAACGGTAATGTTTAAACGGTAAAAACTGAAAGGTAAAAGTCATGATAAAACCATTGATGTTAGATAAAGCACTTCCTGAATTAATGCCCATCGGCAGTGTCACCAATCTTGGTTCTGTTGTAGTGGAAGGTGACCCACAGGCGAGTGGAGCTATGATCCACGGAGAACCAACGGATAATTTGACTTGCGGCATTTTTGCCTGCACTAAAGGTAAATTCAAAATGACTTATCCCTTTGATGAAATGGCAACAGTGCATGAGGGATCAGTGAAATTGACTGATATCAAAACAGGTGTGACGGTTGAATACCACAAAGGTGACTCGTGGTTTACGGCGAAAGGCACTGAAGTATTATGGGATATCACGGGTGAGCGCTTCGTCAAACATTATATGGCCTGTATAAATGGGCAAATATCTGGCTAGACAGAGGAAAAGATAATGAGTGAAATTAATTTGCTGGGATCCGTTACGGCTTTTCTGCAACGTACTCACGGTCATTATATTAATGGAGTCTCTGTTCCTGGTCAGGGAAATGAAACTTTCTCTGTCGTTAATCCTGCTTCCGGTGAAACCATCGCTACGGTCAATCAGGGAGAAGAAGCTGATATTAATCAGGCAATGCAGGCGGCGTCAGACGCTTTTCATGGTGCATGGGCACGAACTTCCCCTCTGGAACGGGGAAACTGCCTGAACCGACTGGCGGATTTGCTGCAAGAAAATGGTGAGGAGTTGGCTCAGCTGGAAAGTTTATGTTCCGGTAAACCCATTCAGTTATCCCGTATGCTGGAAGTCGGAGCATCTGCTGACTATCTGCGTTATTTTGCCGGATGGTCGAGCAAAATCAGTGGCGAAACCCTGAATGTTTCATTGCCATCATTGAAAGGGGAGAAATATACCGCTTTTACCCGTCGTGAACCCATTGGCGTGGTTGTTGGGATTATTCCGTGGAATTTTTCCATAATGATTGCTATCTGGAAGCTGGGGGCAGCGCTGGCCAGTGGTTGTACGATAGTGCTCAAGCCCAGTGAATATACTCCCTTAATCATACTTCGTGTCGCTGAACTGGCAAAAGAAGCGGGTATTCCTGATGGTGTCATCAATATCATCAATGGCTCCGGTTCTCGTGTTGGATCAGCGCTGATAAGCCATCCTCAATGTTCTAAAGTTACTTTTACAGGCTCTGTTCCAACAGGCATGATCGTGGGTAAATCTGCTTTGGAGCAAGGATTGAAGCATACAACGTTGGAGCTTGGGGGCAAAAATGCAGCCGCTTTTCTGTCAGATATGACGGTTGAAAAAATTGTTGATGGTATTTTGGAAGCGGGATATGTCTATCAGGGGCAAATCTGTGCGGCTGCGGAACGTTTCTATATTCCATCAATTCACATGGATGCGGTATTGGAATTATTGTCTGAGCGCTTGTCCGCCATGAAAATAGGCTCTCCTCTTGATGAATCAACAGAAATGGGGCCATTGGCGAATAAGCAGCATTACGAAAAAATCCTCTCCTTGTTTGAACAAGCACGTCAGGATGGCTGTGAAATTGTCTATGGCGGCTATGCGTTGGAGGGAGCGGGATTTTTTGTCGCCCCCACCATTGTCAGGGCCAATAGTCCTGAAGACACATTAATGAAAGAAGAGACATTCGGGCCGATTGGCACTTTTCTCAGTTACGATGATGAGGAAGAACTGATTGGCATGATGAATTCGACTCCATTTGGTTTGTCTGCCAGTTTATGGACAAATGATCTCAGTAAAGCGATGCGTATGATCCCTCGTATTGAGTCCGGGATTCTGTGGATCAATATGCATACATACTTAGATCCATCAGTTCCATTTGGCGGTATGAAATCTTCCGGCATTGGCCGTGAATTCGGCAGTGCATTTATTGAACATTATACAGAGCTGAAGTCAGTGATGATGCGTTATTGATGAAATAGCACGCTATATAGGCAAAGCGCTATTGATGGAGCGCTTTGTTTTATTGTCTCTTCGCAAAACATGTCTTGTCATAAGAATGTCGTCATTGGTTCAAATAACGGTCATGTGACATATCTATAAACCAGGCAATTCAACATGATGATTTTTAGTTCTCTTTATCTGCACTGATATCAGTGGGTAACAGATAGGAAATCGCTGTCAGCCATTAAATATGAGGATCAGAAAATTCCCTTGTTGGGTTTATTTCATAGCGGGAATATGGATGTGGCAGTGGAAGAAAAAAAGGGGAAAAATACAAGGAAAATGAAACAGTGGTGCGAAGGGGGGGACTTGAACCCCCACGTCCGTAAGGACACTAACACCTGAAGCTAGCGCGTCTACCAATTCCGCCACCCTCGCAGGTACTGCCATTTATCCAATTTGTTTAACTGCTCGTTATCTGATTTGGTGCGAAGGGGGGGACTTGAACCCCCACGTCCGTAAGAACACTAACACCTGAAGCTAGCGCGTCTACCAATTCCGCCACCCTCGCATATATCAGACACTATCACTTAAACAGATAGCATGGGGGCGCATTCTAGAGATTTTATGGCTGGCGTCAATCATTATTTAGTGAGAAAAAGAGTGATTGGCGTAAAAACCGACATGTTTATTTTATGATGTTATGGAGAGATTGCCTGCTCATTAAATCAGAGCAGGCAAATAGAGTGCTTAACGGTATCGCACTGAATGGCTGAATTATCTCTTTGTTGCCTGATACACTTTGAATTTACCTGTCTGGGCAAGCACTTCATGGTTGCCAAAGGCTTTATCCAGCAAGTCAGGGTAAGGCAGGAAAGAGTTTGCAACGATCCGCAACTTCCCCCCGGATTTCAGATAATTCGGTGCCATGCGGATCATATCGTCAGCGGCAGTCAGGTTAGTTTTCAAACCATCATGGAACGGAGGATTGGAAACAATCCAGTTGAATTTCTCTTCAATGGCAGAATACACATTACTGGTGACAACACTACCTTCCAGCTTATTGGCTTTCAGTGTTGCTTTACTGGATGTGATTGCAGCCGCATTAACATCGCTCAGTGTCAGCGCTAAATCAGGATTTTTCTTACCCAGCACCGTTGCCAGTACGCCTGAACCACAGGCAATATCCAATAGGCTGCCAGAAATTGGCGCATCAAAAGTTGAAAGCAGTAAGCGGCTACCAACATCTAAATCATCCTGGCTGAACACACCGGGCAGCGTATTGACGGTGACATCACCGATTTGATAGCTGTTCCACCAGTTGTTTTGATCAAACTGAACCTGATTTTTCAGTTGACCATAAAACAAACTGCAACGGCGGGCGGTGTCAATTTTGCGGAAAGTCGCAATGCCTTCCATGAGCTTATCAACGCTGCGTACACCGCTACGGTTTTCACCCACAATAAAAATATCGGTACCGGAAGGCAGAATAGAAAACAGATTGCGTAACTGGAAACGTGCTTCTTGCTTGCTTTTTGGCCAGTAATAAATCAGCGTATCACATCCTTTGATAAACGGGCTGTCTGCCAGAAGGCCAAATTGAGCATTGTCACCGAGTTGGCGGATCAGGGATTGCCAGTGGTGATATTGGTTAGTATGCACTCGCACACTTGCAGCTTCGATTTCCGTTGCCAGATTATCCTGAAGATCACCGGCAAAGAGCAGATGATGAGAATGGAATTGCTCATGATGGCGCAGGATAACTTCACTGGCCGGGGTTAATACTGACATCTATGTATAGCTCCTTATAAATCTTATCAAATATAAATATCCGTGGGTGTAACACCAATTGGCGCGGAGATAAGCCCTCTGATAGTATGTTACCTGTTATTTTTTTATGGCAGATGGAATAAAACACGATGACGAAGCGTGACAGATTACTCTCCCGATTGGGGATCACCCAATGGGTTTTGCGCAACCCAATGGTTTTGCAAGGTGAATTATCTGTCCTCATCCCTGATTCAACCCGTCTATTGATCATTACCCATGATCATATCGACTTAAGTCATTCATTGTTTGATGATATTTTTACCGCTATGGGGATTGATGCCTCACGGGTATATTGCATCACGACAAAAGATGTTGAGCTACTTTCGGAATCAATCCATTGCCCATGCTGGCTGTTGGGGGTTGATATTACCGTATCAATACAAGGGATTTCTTTGAGAAGCCCGGCATTAAATGACTTATTTCTTGATGGGAACGCAAAACGCGCTCTTTGGCAACAAATTTACCATTATGAAGAACATTTCTCTATTAACTCCCGTTGATCTTCCTTTAGCATTTCAAATAGAACAGGCCAGTCATGCGTTTCCCTGGAGTGACAAAACATTTTACTCCAACCAGGGAGAACGCTATCTCAACTATAAAATTACGTTGAATGACCGGATTGTTGGTTTTGCGATAACGCAATATGTCATGGATGAAGCCACACTATTTAATATAGCCATTCATCCTGAACATCAATCAAGAGGATATGGCAGGGAATTGTTGACTCATCTCATCAATATATTGCCTGAAAAGCAAATAAACACGTTGTGGCTTGAAGTACGGCGTTCCAATCAGTCCGCTATCCGTTTATATGAAGATGTGGGTTTCAACGAAGTCTCTATCCGCAAGAATTATTACCCGACTGCGGCAGGAAAGGAAGATGCCATTATTATGGCGTTACCGTTGTTTGGTGGGGATTGGTAGGAACTAATTGTGTTTTTTGATTGATTTTTGTACGAAACTGGTTCAAGATCAGGCTTCCAGTGTCAGAAAATATATGACTTTTTCTGTTAAATAGAACTCTCCAATAGTTCTTTTGCAGTTCTTCTGCATAGGGGGAAAATCATGACAATTTCACAATCAATAAAGCAGCGTATTTACGGCTATCAATCAGGCGAGTTATTTACAAGCGAATCTTTTTTGACTTTGGGCTCCCGTACAGCGATTGATAAGACACTTTCGCGTTTGGTTGAGAAGAAAGAAATTGAACGTATTGCACGGGGTGTTTTTACCAAGCCAAAAGTCAATCGATTTATCGGAAAAGTGTTGTAGTAGTACATTAAATCCGGACACCTCAAAAGCCTGTTAATGTTATTAACATGACAATGAGGTATGACAATGAAATTGAAACCGACCAAACGCCACGATTCCGTTGA
This genomic interval carries:
- a CDS encoding DNA polymerase III subunit psi, which produces MTKRDRLLSRLGITQWVLRNPMVLQGELSVLIPDSTRLLIITHDHIDLSHSLFDDIFTAMGIDASRVYCITTKDVELLSESIHCPCWLLGVDITVSIQGISLRSPALNDLFLDGNAKRALWQQIYHYEEHFSINSR
- the rimI gene encoding ribosomal protein S18-alanine N-acetyltransferase; the protein is MKNISLLTPVDLPLAFQIEQASHAFPWSDKTFYSNQGERYLNYKITLNDRIVGFAITQYVMDEATLFNIAIHPEHQSRGYGRELLTHLINILPEKQINTLWLEVRRSNQSAIRLYEDVGFNEVSIRKNYYPTAAGKEDAIIMALPLFGGDW
- a CDS encoding DUF6088 family protein is translated as MTISQSIKQRIYGYQSGELFTSESFLTLGSRTAIDKTLSRLVEKKEIERIARGVFTKPKVNRFIGKVL
- the rsmC gene encoding 16S rRNA (guanine(1207)-N(2))-methyltransferase RsmC, which encodes MSVLTPASEVILRHHEQFHSHHLLFAGDLQDNLATEIEAASVRVHTNQYHHWQSLIRQLGDNAQFGLLADSPFIKGCDTLIYYWPKSKQEARFQLRNLFSILPSGTDIFIVGENRSGVRSVDKLMEGIATFRKIDTARRCSLFYGQLKNQVQFDQNNWWNSYQIGDVTVNTLPGVFSQDDLDVGSRLLLSTFDAPISGSLLDIACGSGVLATVLGKKNPDLALTLSDVNAAAITSSKATLKANKLEGSVVTSNVYSAIEEKFNWIVSNPPFHDGLKTNLTAADDMIRMAPNYLKSGGKLRIVANSFLPYPDLLDKAFGNHEVLAQTGKFKVYQATKR